A portion of the Deinococcus planocerae genome contains these proteins:
- a CDS encoding DUF6985 domain-containing protein gives MAVPLCGGQPLPVTLVAFVPLSRRDREVYVGVACECAWEEEHGPQRVSRRGERLFFPARVPQRSLQAGRMCLPSPDA, from the coding sequence GTGGCCGTGCCCCTCTGCGGCGGCCAGCCCTTGCCCGTGACCCTCGTGGCGTTCGTGCCCCTGAGCCGCCGCGACCGGGAGGTCTACGTCGGGGTCGCCTGCGAGTGCGCCTGGGAGGAGGAACACGGCCCGCAACGCGTGTCCCGCCGGGGAGAGAGGCTTTTTTTTCCAGCCCGCGTCCCTCAGCGTTCCCTTCAGGCGGGCCGGATGTGCCTCCCCTCGCCGGATGCGTAG